In Archocentrus centrarchus isolate MPI-CPG fArcCen1 chromosome 16, fArcCen1, whole genome shotgun sequence, a single window of DNA contains:
- the LOC115794809 gene encoding LOW QUALITY PROTEIN: E3 ubiquitin-protein ligase rnf146-like (The sequence of the model RefSeq protein was modified relative to this genomic sequence to represent the inferred CDS: deleted 1 base in 1 codon) yields the protein MMASCGEVDHSVSSLPSSKKGVSNSGGGSGNSAESSCSGSSNSSPALSVPECAICLQSCVHPVQLPCHHVFCFLCVKGASWQSKRCALCRQEVPDDFLERPTLLSPEELKASAGGRGGAASDHAWYYEGRNGWWQYDERTSRELEDAFSKGKKTAEMLIAGFLYVADLENMVQYRRNEHGRRRKMKRDILDIPKKGVAGLRLDTESVTGAVGAASRENSADGADTTLASIQQQVTGISSTVSAPSAPARPPTSLGGQPGPSTSPPLEDAFSQLQISPRPTPSHERSEAGEGEEDEEEEASPSRSSDPHTSVDESGSGDWSDDEEEEDEEEDGGDGERVEPWVGRQQRQRLNPEDRVPPRSESASPSSSSSSSGRSRMPDGQCTVTEV from the exons ATGATGGCTAGTTGTGGAGAGGTAGACCACTCTGTTAGCTCACTCCCATCCAGTAAGAAAGGC GTAAGTAATAGTGGTGGTGGAAGTGGGAACAGTGCAGAATCCTCATGCTCTGGCTCCAGCAACTCATCCCCAGCCCTCTCAGTACCTGAGTGTGCCATCTGTCTGCAGAGCTGTGTCCACCCAGTCCAGCTGCCATGCCATCACGtcttctgtttcctgtgtgtaAAGGGAGCATCTTGGCAGAGCAAACGATGTGCTCTCTGCAGACAAGAAGTACCTGATGACTTCCTGGAAAGGCCTACGCTTCTCTCTCCAGAGGAGCTGAAAGCATCAGCGGGAGGTCGGGGTGGGGCAGCAAGTGATCACGCTTGGTATTACGAGGGCCGTAATGGTTGGTGGCAATATGACGAGCGAACCAGCCGTGAGCTGGAGGACGCTTTCTCTAAGGGCAAGAAGACGGCTGAAATGCTTATTGCTGGTTTTTTGTATGTAGCTGACCTGGAGAACATGGTGCAGTACAGGCGCAACGAGCACGGTCGCAGACGCAAGATGAAGCGGGACATTTTAGATATTCCCAAGAAGGGAGTGGCAGGACTTCGTTTGGACACTGAGAGTGTTACTGGGGCAGTGGGGGCCGCAAGTCGAGAGAACTCTGCTGATGGGGCTGATACCACACTAGCAAGTATACAGCAACAGGTTACAGGTATCTCTTCTACTGTATCAGCACCTTCAGCTCCTGCAAGGCCTCCCACTTCCCTCGGTGGTCAGCCAGGCCCCAGTACTAGCCCCCCACTGGAGGATGCTTTCTCTCAGCTGCAAATCAGCCCCAGGCCCACACCTTCTCATGAGCGGTCTGAGGctggagaaggagaggaagatgaggaagaggaggcttcACCTTCCAGGTCATCTGACCCTCACACCTCCGTGGACGAGTCTGGCTCTGGAGATTGGAgtgatgatgaggaagaggaggatgaagaagaggatGGGGGAGACGGAGAGCGCGTGGAGCCATGGGTGGGTAGGCAACAGAGGCAAAGACTGAATCCAGAGGACAGAGTCCCTCCTCGTTCAGAGTCTGCCTCCCCCTCTTCCTCATCCAGTAGCAGCGGAAGGTCCAGAATGCCTGATGGCCAGTGTACAGTGACTGAAGTGTGA
- the echdc1 gene encoding ethylmalonyl-CoA decarboxylase isoform X2, with the protein MMVDLEERVSQLENWPEGKGIIVQGAAETFCSGSDLNAVRAISNQQDGMRMCMFMQNALTRLLRLPLISVALVEGRALGGGAELTTACDFRLMAAGSVIQFVHKHMGLVPGWGGAARLVRLVGSQNALKLLGGAVKVDPELGVDIGLVDGILEGHQKAEGAATLLQQAENWLGRYTKGPAPVIQAVKKVVLSGRELPLSEALRTEKDVFGMVWGAPANLEALASKSKHK; encoded by the exons ATGATGGTAGATCTGGAGGAGAGGGTGAGCCAGCTGGAGAACTGGCCAGAGGGCAAAGGCATCATTGTTCAGGGCGCTGCTGAAACTTTCTGCTCTGGATCGGACCTCAACGCTGTCCGGGCAATATCTAACCAACAG GATGGGATGAGGATGTGTATGTTCATGCAAAATGCTCTTACAAGGTTGCTCAG GCTCCCCCTCATCTCTGTTGCTCTGGTGGAAGGGAGAGCATTGGGAGGAGGTGCGGAACTCACCACTGCTTGCGATTTCAG ATTAATGGCAGCAGGCAGCGTGATCCAGTTTGTCCATAAGCACATGGGTCTGGTCCCAGGCTGGGGCGGTGCTGCCCGACTCGTCCGCTTGGTTGGAAGCCAGAATGCACTCAAGCTGCTTGGCGGAGCTGTAAAAGTGGATCCTGAGCTTGGCGTGGACATCGGACTAGTGGATGGAATCCTGGAAGGCCACCAGAAAGCAGAAGGTGCAGCCACTCTCCTACAGCAGGCTGAAAATTGGCTCGGTCGCTACACAAAGGGACCTGCCCCAGTGATCCAAGCTGTGAAGAAGGTGGTGTTGTCAGGCAGAGAGCTCCCTCTGTCAGAGGCTCTGAGGACTGAGAAGGACGTATTTGGGATGGTGTGGGGTGCTCCGGCTAACCTGGAGGCTCTGGCTAGCAAGTCCAAACACAAATGA
- the mdh2 gene encoding malate dehydrogenase, mitochondrial, producing the protein MFSRAVRPTVSFVRSLSTSSQNNAKVAVLGASGGIGQPLSLLLKNSPLVSHLSLYDIAHTPGVAADLSHIETRAKVSGHIGPDQLDAALQGCEVVVIPAGVPRKPGMTRDDLFNTNATIVATLADACARTCPEAIICIIANPVNSTIPITSEVMKKHGVYNPNRVFGVTTLDIVRANTFVAELKGLDPARVNVPVIGGHAGKTIIPLISQCTPKVEFPADQLSALTERIQEAGTEVVKAKAGAGSATLSMAYAGARFTFSVLDAMNGKEGVVECAFVRSEETECKYFSTPLLLGKNGIEKNLGLGKLSAFEEKLVADAIGELKASIKKGEDFVANMK; encoded by the coding sequence atgTTTTCCCGTGCCGTGAGACCCACCGTTAGCTTCGTCCGGAGCTTGTCCACCTCGTCGCAGAACAATGCCAAGGTGGCGGTGCTCGGCGCTTCGGGCGGCATAGGCCAGCCGCTATCTCTGCTGCTCAAAAATAGCCCCCTGGTGAGCCACCTCTCCCTCTATGATATCGCCCATACACCCGGAGTGGCCGCAGATCTCAGCCACATCGAGACGAGGGCTAAGGTGAGCGGCCACATAGGCCCCGACCAGCTCGACGCTGCGCTGCAGGGCTGCGAAGTTGTGGTGATTCCAGCCGGTGTGCCCAGAAAACCGGGCATGACCCGCGATGACCTCTTCAACACCAACGCCACAATCGTAGCCACCTTGGCCGATGCCTGCGCCCGCACTTGTCCCGAGGCTATCATCTGCATTATCGCCAACCCTGTTAACTCCACCATCCCGATTACATCAGAGGTCATGAAGAAGCACGGAGTGTACAACCCTAACAGAGTGTTTGGTGTCACAACCTTGGACATTGTAAGAGCTAACACCTTTGTTGCAGAGCTCAAAGGCCTGGATCCGGCTCGTGTCAATGTGCCGGTTATTGGAGGCCATGCGGGGAAGACCATCATTCCCCTCATTTCTCAGTGCACACCCAAAGTCGAGTTCCCTGCTGACCAGCTGTCGGCCCTGACTGAAAGGATCCAGGAGGCCGGCACAGAGGTGGTCAAGGCCAAGGCCGGAGCCGGATCTGCTACACTCTCTATGGCCTATGCTGGTGCACGCTTCACCTTCTCTGTCCTGGATGCCATGAATGGAAAAGAGGGAGTGGTGGAGTGCGCCTTTGTCAGGTCTGAGGAGACAGAGTGCAAGTACTTCTCCACACCTCTCCTTCTAGGAAAGAATGGAATTGAGAAGAACCTTGGCCTTGGAAAGCTGTCCGCCTTTGAGGAGAAGCTGGTTGCTGATGCCATCGGTGAGCTGAAGGCTTCTATCAAGAAGGGCGAGGATTTTGTCGCCAACATGAAGTGA
- the echdc1 gene encoding ethylmalonyl-CoA decarboxylase isoform X1, translated as MVLCALRQQVLRSSSHCGAWARPLQRQSSGWVYSSIHGFNQAEIKEKLQAFPGGSIDLLKQDSGIAVLTINHPSRMNAFSGSMMVDLEERVSQLENWPEGKGIIVQGAAETFCSGSDLNAVRAISNQQDGMRMCMFMQNALTRLLRLPLISVALVEGRALGGGAELTTACDFRLMAAGSVIQFVHKHMGLVPGWGGAARLVRLVGSQNALKLLGGAVKVDPELGVDIGLVDGILEGHQKAEGAATLLQQAENWLGRYTKGPAPVIQAVKKVVLSGRELPLSEALRTEKDVFGMVWGAPANLEALASKSKHK; from the exons ATGGTCCTCTGTGCACTGAGGCAACAGGTGCTGAGGAGCAGCAGTCACTGTGGAGCCTGGGCCAG GCCGCTGCAGAGACAGAGCAGCGGCTGGGTTTACTCCAGCATCCACGGCTTCAACCAGGCTGAGATCAAAGAGAAGCTGCAGGCCTTTCCTGGAGGCTCCATTGATCTGTTGAAACAGGACTCTGGCATAGCTGTGCTGACCATCAACCACCCGTCCCGCATGAACGCTTTCTCTG GCAGTATGATGGTAGATCTGGAGGAGAGGGTGAGCCAGCTGGAGAACTGGCCAGAGGGCAAAGGCATCATTGTTCAGGGCGCTGCTGAAACTTTCTGCTCTGGATCGGACCTCAACGCTGTCCGGGCAATATCTAACCAACAG GATGGGATGAGGATGTGTATGTTCATGCAAAATGCTCTTACAAGGTTGCTCAG GCTCCCCCTCATCTCTGTTGCTCTGGTGGAAGGGAGAGCATTGGGAGGAGGTGCGGAACTCACCACTGCTTGCGATTTCAG ATTAATGGCAGCAGGCAGCGTGATCCAGTTTGTCCATAAGCACATGGGTCTGGTCCCAGGCTGGGGCGGTGCTGCCCGACTCGTCCGCTTGGTTGGAAGCCAGAATGCACTCAAGCTGCTTGGCGGAGCTGTAAAAGTGGATCCTGAGCTTGGCGTGGACATCGGACTAGTGGATGGAATCCTGGAAGGCCACCAGAAAGCAGAAGGTGCAGCCACTCTCCTACAGCAGGCTGAAAATTGGCTCGGTCGCTACACAAAGGGACCTGCCCCAGTGATCCAAGCTGTGAAGAAGGTGGTGTTGTCAGGCAGAGAGCTCCCTCTGTCAGAGGCTCTGAGGACTGAGAAGGACGTATTTGGGATGGTGTGGGGTGCTCCGGCTAACCTGGAGGCTCTGGCTAGCAAGTCCAAACACAAATGA